aAGAAACAACATGCAATTTGATAAACAAGATACCTTGTACAATTTATTTGtccacataaaataaaattatatatacaattttggaatttagTCTGTTTCACAGCATGTACAGAACGATTGCAATGTTGTAGCTACGCTCTCCTCGAGTAAAAACTGGTTAAGTCATCGTTATGATCAACCTGAAACaagtaacacaattttaattttgagataaCAGATCTAATTTATaatggtaattttatttattttaagtaaatttaatagtaagcTCCAACTACTTaagaatttaattcataaatgtaaGACACCaacttaattattgattttaactgAACTGATGATGTGTCTGTTATGTATGATGTATAATCAGCTTTAACCatcagaaaattattataatataggaTAATGATAGGTGTTACGGAGATTGCCATGGTAATTTCATAAACTAAAATCTAAGGTGAACATTTTAAAtgccatttttaaaattacaaaatcatcaaaatgaataatgtaaaatttaagagGTGTCCCACATCATGAATACTTCTGGTCGAGAAAAGGATAATACAAGTCATACAGATCACTCTATCGCTCTTCGATTTTTTCTGAGTACATCACTGATAAATAAATGACTACAATGACCCTATAATTATTTCTTCTATAACCCTTTTAATCAATAAAAGAATAAACATTCTTACATTGTTGAATCAgcatataataaattgtacaagaTTAGTATGTGATGTAATTCAATCTCCCCGTTGATTACGACCTTAAACTGAAGTTATTTTAATGGAGATGAAGAAGAACAGAAAATTTGTAGAGTTAAAAGTAAAGGGAACACTATAAGTAACTGCTAAATAGAAAACAGTTGTGTGTTATTACTATGTGGAGGTTGCTACAATTGAGATTGAAAGTAATTTGCTCAAATCTATGTCTTCTTAAAACAttcttgttaaaatttataaaagactGAATATTAATTGTGATtgaattaaaagtgaaataaattttgatataaccgTATATAATTTTTGGCTACATGAAAGTTTTCAACAAGTACATTTAACAGGATTTTgaatatttgccattgttaaatGATGCAAGAATATAATATCATATGTAGTATGACGATGGAAAACGTCCGAAGtcatataatacttttaaatcatccttattaataaaatattttaaacaggcaatgtttatttaatttattcttttgttaTATCTAGCTCACTCCCATGGACCAAAGATCTGTGCGAGGATTTATCAAACAGATGAAGAGTGAGAGTCAATGTAATATGAAGTAGTCAGTAATGGTAATAAGTGTTAGGTAACAGACGAGAACACACAAACTGGTGCTCCTTCTAACTCATATCCAAACTATGACACCTCAGAATGTTTTGCCACCACACGTCATATATAaagattctaaaatatttcatatttcacattacatttacttcatatattttaaaattttagaggcAAACAACACAGAATGAAGCACAGTACGCACTATAGTTTGTACTGAATGAATTATGTTcttaatgaaatacataaattcTCACATTTTATTGATGTAAGTATTAGCTCCAAaatacgagggccatccggaaagtagtacccatTTCCGCCGCGTGAGGCACTGGCGACGCGAGTAGCCGCCGGTCAAGGTCAGATCGCTTCAGTGGCTTGTCTgccttctctgttacaagttccgtgacgctagcattgcctgtgttgtttctgtggcagttcataatgtttaacaatatttaatacgccgccagttgtgaagtgaaatgaaatgaaatgaaatgaaatgaaatatgcctttattcaagaggcggagttagggctatttagccctctctaccactcaacctcacataatatacagatatatatatacatatttacatttaatgaccttaaaactataacaaattccattttaaatttaaatttaaccaaaatatatactactatgtaataattaaaaatcaaatttatcagctgaatatgtagaaaattttcaaacaaagataaattaaaacttaaattaacaatttaaggGCTGTGAGGGAAAGTgagggctgtaataaaatttctcaacgcaagaaacgttcgaccttgtggtattcatcgccaattaaaggaaatgtatggagacaatgtgatggaagagtcatctgttcggcgctggtgtcgtaatttcaacttgggaagggggaacacacacgacgatgagcgttcagggagaacatctgtcattacagatcaactgctgaggtcagtagacgaattcgtgaggaacgatcggcgcatcacaattgatgacatctgtgaacatttccctaatgtttctcgaacaattgttcatgaaattgtcaaagaccatctgcattattcaaaaatttgtgcaaggtgggtccctcgcatgcttacagatgagcacaaaaccaagcgtatggctgctgcattcacatttttggaacgttattctgatgaagcagacacgttctcgcatagttactggtgatgaaacgtgggtttgttatgcttcacctgagagtaaatgacagtcaatggagtggcatcatactcattcaccaaagaaaccaaaaaaattcaagactgttctgtccaccaggaaacttatggcaaccattttctggaatcgacgtggtgtactgcttattgattttatggcccgtggagacactattaacgctaatgcgtattgtgaaacattaaagaaattacggcgggcaatacaaaatcgacggagaggtctattgtctgatggcgtcattctcctccatgacaatgccaggcctcatgcagcggggataacacaacaacttctgcagcaattcaattgggaaattttcgaccatccaccgtatagcccggacttggccccttcagattttcatctctttacaaaacttaaagagtttttggcgggaaaaagatttgacagcgatgaaaaacttaaagaaggcgtgactacgtatttcaatcggctggcggcggaggaatatgacgctggaatacaaaaactcttcatacgttatgacaaatgcttaaatttgcttggagattatatggagaagtagtttaaggtatgctcttttcaataaaaatgtttatatttgttaatatttacttctgtgtctttatttcacaaacgggtactactttccggatggccctcgtattTCAAatccttaaaaacaaatataaatattaatcacGTTATGTCGTTCCTTTGTATTTTATCTAAGGTTAAAGTGACTTTGGAAAGCACTATAGTCATACTTGTTAatctggttgtttttattttatattccaagTATAATGGtgcatattttattcttttatttatttacaacaatttaagagacaactttaaaattaaataaactgctGTGGTCATTGTTTCCTTAAGTGTCTGTTAATTGTGAGTTAAAATCATTTTGCTAAGTTAGTTCCTGTAACTATAGACGAGCTCAAAACACTAAcctttactttaaaattgtaatcatgatttaaaatgattacttattaaattataggtttaaaaaaaggataaagtgatctgaaattaaattaaatgacccgcttaaatcatacaatttacaGTGAGTCGAATGTGTATGATTTCAAATATAAGGATCATTATGATCAATGTAGCAAATAGAGGTTTAATATTCTCTCTCCACAAAACTCCTTAATAAAACGAAAATGCTCTCAAGCCAATATCCCCTAAACATCAAAcacatacttaaaattaaactggtaGGAATAGAACAAATACCACAGGATGACCAGGATCAGGCAGAGAATAGGATGTTGGTTGAGGTTCGGGTTTTGTGTCTTGTTGATTCTTTTTTGAAGCTTTGCCAGAGGAAGCACTACCTTGTGTTTTCTGAGAGGCTGAAACAGATGTAGGCAGGTCAATTGGAGGTAGAGGTATCGGGCCAGCAGAGATGTGGCTGGGTGCGGTGGCAGGGGGAGGCATCAGTGAAGCACTAGTTGGTACGGAGGTGTCTGCACTAGACAGTGGTCCCGGTAGACTTGGTAGCTGTACCCCAATATAATCTCGCATCACTACAATATGTAGAATTTTCATTAACTAGGACATCAATTCTAGATTAATTCCAGTATGTTTTTTTCATCAATAAGCCTTCTATTATACGTTGTTTATAATATGCTGAGACATGATCTGCCTTTTTGTGAGTTTTTAAAAGTGTGCCACTAAAAAACCAAAAgcaagaaaaagtaaaatttgcattttaacTAATCTGTGTAAGTACATCTTCCATATAAAAAATCACCAAAATCTGAGAGATCAAGGTCCAGACCATTGGTTAATTTGACAGTGACTCTTGAAtgaattttatcttcattaatcTCTTACAttgatttgtaaaaatactataaatccTGTATCCgttgatatattttaatgaaatgagcacaaaatattgttcaataaatacaggatattttatatgtatattttaagtaactctgcaattaataattatttagcaatttattagttattacacctaattaatacttttgctaattaattttactattattatgaatttggtttttttagatctagtaactttgtattgtttgtgtatgtaaaatgtacatttgtctaaagataaaaataaaattattaatgacagTTGATAAAAATTAAGCATTTCAGGTCCTTTAAGGCTTAGGAAAATTGAATTCAACATGttacagaatttataaaattcGGGACGTAACTGGTTTAAGAAAAGTGATAAGTGTTAACTTTGGTTTTCTTAGGTAGGTCATGATATATGGCATTGCTTGTTAGGGTAGTTCATTGCTAATAGAACACgttttgaaattcataaaaaagcTATCAGAAAAATGTTACGTTTAAAATAGAATTAacttgtgaattttatttttctagtcTTTGAATCTTGACCGGGAATtatagtatacatataaaatggaaaatttaattcatatttcgaAAAATTTGCTGTCTAAACCTATTATTTCCAAATTAGTAATATCTAACATGAAAAATTCGTGTCTACTAGTAAGTACCTCAGCATAAAATAATCtacttgaaaacatttttttcctgTACCAGTTATCTTTTTTCAGTATAGTTTTCTTAGCATGAAGGAAGAGCATGCcttcaaaaaagttattaaaaatgctTGGCTTGGAACTGAAATCAATATGTATGATGATCTATTTGTAAACAGATTTTCACtgtttataaacactaaaatgtatatatttgtaaatatgcaataattatttatacacttttaactgtagtacagtatattctaaaaaatatgatACATACAGGACCAGAACCCTGTCAGATTATAGAAGATTATGGATTACTGGAGGTATCACTATaacatagataaataatattttaggtaaaGTTACAGCGAGTTAAAAACAGTAACATAACTACTGTATCATTTATGCTcttcttgtttcaaaattttcttgTTCTTATGTTTGGTTGTGACCGTTTTCATACGTTTTAAAACTGatctatattttctaaatatcatAAACAGTCAGTTGTGATATTCCATAAATGCTACTTAAAATTGCAGATGATTCTCTCCCAGCTTGTCTATGAATAATCACCCACATCTCAACTATTTACTGTTTTCATACTTaagttttttagttaaataagGGTCAATTATGAACATAGGTCACACGTTCAATACACTACAGTGTAATCAACATggaaactaaatatacaaaacattgaaACAAACCATATATTCTACAGCTACTGCAAAAACACAATGTAAACTAACAGTATATTTATGTTCGAGTTTTGACAGGAAGATGAGTTATCCCCCCACTAACAGACTGCATAAGTGTGTGCTCTCTCCATCAGTCACAAGAGATATtgagacataaaatatattaatatttataatacataaatacattttttaattgaatatataaatgaatgtttttgtacctcacataattatttatagtaagcaataattatgtttttaccaTACTCATAAACTATGAAAgctcataattattaaaataaataacataaaaaggtTTAGTCATCACATCTGaatattataacaaatcaaaataatctCTGTATGAAGACTGAAGTTCTACCTGAGCAGCTTTTTTGAATACCACTTACTTAGtggttaaaatatgataaaacaacTTTGAAAATTAACGTTTCAGAgacttaattattttgttaagaatttaaccttattattataaatggttattactataatagtttttatgaattaataagtCTCTAAATTGCAATATTCTACCATTATCAACGTAAgcgaaattaaaataaaattatttaaatagcaatattttgtacACAAACTCATAGTTACgttcaaaacatttcatttttattttgagtagtTAATTTAAATGCTACTTGTCCCTTTATCTTGCGAggatatatatataacattttatttttaatatttgaaaacttgtttCAAAGGTATGTcagttaaatataaactatatggTGTACGAACAcgtatgttatttatatttaatgaaccCTTTATGTAGTATGTATCCAATTAGATACATCATACTGACTACCTCTACTGTAATTAGAAGCTCACTCAATATGTATTgccaaaaaacatgttttttaaatactttagatTGGTTCCACTGTCACCAATGCTCAGTACACATATGGCTGGCTCTATCATTCCTGATACCCATCTACATTAAGTTTGAAATCCATCTATACTGACACTTTAGGTGTTCTTTAAACAGAAAATGTGTTACATCAAACTAGCAGAATCAAGATAGCAGCCAATATCCTTCTTTACGTCACAAGTTATATATGATTGGCTATAATTTTCTAAACAGAAGGAAGTGGATACATAATAACAGAAAATGCCTTGTAAAAATGGAAATTATGGTGTAgttgaaaactaaattaatgaCCTTTATGAAAGAAAAGGAGTTTTATCTTACCGCCATTAAGGAAGTGGTAGGCAATGACGATGTAACGTTTGGCTTGCTTGAAGCCCTCAGAACTGTACTCCTTAGCCTCTTCAGGATAGCATATGGCAGCAACTGCAGTGGCCCCTGTGCCAGTGTAGATGATCCGTCTGAACCAGCCACGGCGGATGGCGATGACGTAGCCCAAGAGACCTCCGGCAGCAATAGCACCATAACGCTGCGGATAGTTGTCTTCTTCACGCAAGATCTGGATGGTCGcttgtttaaaagtaatttaatgcattaaaagAAATTAGCATTTTAAACTTATCAGGAGTGATGCCATATTGTTTTGGTTTAGTAGACATACACAACAAATGTAGCACTCATCTCACACTCTTGCATTAGAACAGACTTTTTGCTCACAGTGACCTTAtacactgtttttaattttaagcagaACTAATCCTATACACAGAATATTTCTGGTTGTAAATAACCTTATCATGTTTACTCTTCAATATCAATGGTGAagtttgtttttagtaaataaaaaaaaaaaatagacacATATAGACATAACATACTTTTATTGATGTCAGTTACtaagagaaaaaataacaataaaacaccaAACACACCTCCATAATGAATATTCTGTTTTGGTCACAAGATTACGTTGAGAGTGGCTGAGAGAGGAAAGTGAGTTCGAGGGTTTTTGAACCCCCACTATTCATTTGCATTCCAATTTTCAATTTGCACATCATTATCAAACTCAATACTTTCTGACTGAACTAAAGACCTATTGTAATATGAAAAAGTATGATAATATGACATATATACAACTCACATGATGTATGTGCCTTGCCGGTTTCAACAATATTGTTGAATTGGCTTGAGACCTGATTGAACTGATCAGAAACAGCCCAAACTCCTTCCCTCACTTGCCTTACCACAGACAATAGAGCAGACTGAGATTTCGGCTCTGTCTCTTCCTGTCTGAACACACAATATTGTCTCAAACATGGTGCAGATGAAAATAATCTATTGTATAGGTGTACATAAATTATTAGAGGCGATTACAAAGTGATTGCTTTTGCTAATAATTTGATAGGAAGTTGAGAAAATTCAAAACAGTACTGGAAGGTGTGGATGaataattggtaaaaaaaattggaatatgGGATAAAGTTAAATGgaataaaatgtgaatatatgGTTACAATAAAGAAAGGTGGTGGGGCCTATTTGGAATGCAGCAATTCTTTTAAAGCGATAAAGAGATGGGAAAATATACAGGATGGAAATTTCTATAATAGTACGGTGTAATTAGACCTAAACCtcaacatccaaagtaaaagttttcctcCAACACCAAATTGCTCTACATAGTCCCCTTATTCtatggtaaaaagttacaccattttgagcgtcgggtttgatggtgaggggggggggaatttgaaaaatcactagtttttttagtttttcgtaaatatttcaaaaactaagcggtttatcctaaacattgttatatacaaaaatgttctacgttaaatttta
The Homalodisca vitripennis isolate AUS2020 chromosome 4, UT_GWSS_2.1, whole genome shotgun sequence DNA segment above includes these coding regions:
- the LOC124359892 gene encoding MICOS complex subunit MIC27-like isoform X4; translated protein: MYHKMVVKRIIVPVSSSVLLAATVVASSDSKDKQEKKNLIRARDLSIYSKPAQQTNVQEETEPKSQSALLSVVRQVREGVWAVSDQFNQVSSQFNNIVETGKAHTSSTIQILREEDNYPQRYGAIAAGGLLGYVIAIRRGWFRRIIYTGTGATAVAAICYPEEAKEYSSEGFKQAKRYIVIAYHFLNGASQKTQG
- the LOC124359892 gene encoding MICOS complex subunit MIC27-like isoform X3, whose amino-acid sequence is MYHKMVVKRIIVPVSSSVLLAATVVASSDSKDKQEKKNLIRARDLSIYSKPAQQTNVQEETEPKSQSALLSVVRQVREGVWAVSDQFNQVSSQFNNIVETGKAHTSSTIQILREEDNYPQRYGAIAAGGLLGYVIAIRRGWFRRIIYTGTGATAVAAICYPEEAKEYSSEGFKQAKRYIVIAYHFLNGASQKTQGSASSGKASKKNQQDTKPEPQPTSYSLPDPGHPVVDHNDDLTSFYSRRA
- the LOC124359892 gene encoding MICOS complex subunit MIC27-like isoform X2 gives rise to the protein MYHKMVVKRIIVPVSSSVLLAATVVASSDSKDKQEKKNLIRARDLSIYSKPAQQTNVQEETEPKSQSALLSVVRQVREGVWAVSDQFNQVSSQFNNIVETGKAHTSSTIQILREEDNYPQRYGAIAAGGLLGYVIAIRRGWFRRIIYTGTGATAVAAICYPEEAKEYSSEGFKQAKRYIVIAYHFLNGVMRDYIGVQLPSLPGPLSSADTSVPTSASLMPPPATAPSHISAGPIPLPPIDLPTSVSASQKTQG
- the LOC124359892 gene encoding MICOS complex subunit MIC27-like isoform X1, which codes for MYHKMVVKRIIVPVSSSVLLAATVVASSDSKDKQEKKNLIRARDLSIYSKPAQQTNVQEETEPKSQSALLSVVRQVREGVWAVSDQFNQVSSQFNNIVETGKAHTSSTIQILREEDNYPQRYGAIAAGGLLGYVIAIRRGWFRRIIYTGTGATAVAAICYPEEAKEYSSEGFKQAKRYIVIAYHFLNGVMRDYIGVQLPSLPGPLSSADTSVPTSASLMPPPATAPSHISAGPIPLPPIDLPTSVSASQKTQGSASSGKASKKNQQDTKPEPQPTSYSLPDPGHPVVDHNDDLTSFYSRRA